The Gambusia affinis linkage group LG05, SWU_Gaff_1.0, whole genome shotgun sequence region tcaaTCTATGTGTTGCCCGGTGATGGACTGACCTgaccagggtgaccccgcctctcagcCATTGACagctggaaataggcaccagcaccctcCGGATCCCAATGGGATATGggtttcagaaaatggatggacggaagtgtttcactggttttacataattgtttatatataagaatgtttcagttttgtcaaaaatgcaattttctgtTTAAGATTAACAGTTTTAGATCCAATTGTGAAAACAAAGACGTCTAAATCTTAAATCTCGCTACTATTTACAACtcctttaatttaattactaCTCTGGCTTCTTTTTAAATCcgtctttatttatatagtgaCAAAACATGTAGATGCTGACAGTTAACAGTTTGATGTCAATGAGttgctttgtgattttattttatgttctcaggttcatgtttctgttttaaaggttCTGGGTGAAGGAGGTCAGTTCAAAAACACATGGATTGATACTCCCAAGAAAAGACGCCACTGAGAGCTGGGAACGTCAAGACAAATGGTTTCAGAGCAAATTCATCTGTGAGCAAAACGCTCAACTGAGGTCCAACTGACTGACTGTTCCCTTAAAGTTTCATGCAGGAGTGATCAACTGTGTCATGAATTTCTATATAAAGTCATCATCACCTTAATAATCTGCTGGTCGTTTTGTGTCTTCATTCTTAGTGTTTATGACCTAGACACCTAATGAACCTGTCTGGTTTGCACAGCCAGGGTTAgatgatgtttttctgcagctgctcaggaaccagactgtctctccATGTTCAGGATTCCTTATCTTTGGTATAAACCCATGTGTGGACTGCCTGACAGAGCAGACACACATCATGTAGTtaattcaaaatttcaaaacttttattgatctgaaaaggaaattaaatgttgtaattcatattaattcaaattcttcaaagagttattgtagatagtgatggctgttggcaggaaagctTTTGTAGctgtctgtattacagcaaatttgaagaagcctctgactgaagacactgttttCCAAGACCAACCAgtcatgaagaggatggtcacGACAGTCcattattttcttgattttattgaaagtctcctattatgcaaaattcacattttcaaatttcatgtTTCCATCTTTCCATTTGGGCATCTCCTGTTCCTAGAGACAGtacaagagcaaaaataaaaacacccagCAGTTTTTTGGGAATAAATGTTTCGCAGGTCgtttttgaaacaattaatttcaaaaacttttaaattgatGCATCACAATTTTATAGCTAGCAAGCTTGAGCCAAACCCAGTCCCTCACCTggcaacccaagtggagctccGCCCACTTCTTTCCAAGttaccgctgtacaatggctgctggaaaataaaaaagttcacaGAGCTGCAACGCTTCATTTTATCTTTGCCGTCAATGTCATTGTGATGTTGCCAAAGAAAGTTGTAGTTTGCACCAATCAGCTTAGGAAGGATTCCTCTAAAACTACCAACAGAACAGAGAGGATTCACCTGGACTGAAGGAAGCCTCTGTCTCTATGGTTTGTCACAAATCTGCAGTCTTGTGTGCTTTATATTATTGTTCGGCATGAACATGATTTGTCATTTAGGATAAGCTAACGCTGAACAATAGCCTCTGTTAGTCCTGTGTCTGATGTTACTGTCAGTGTTGAATTGGAAATGATAGTCTatagcaggggtccccaaagtgggccggccttctgcatgttttagttctctccttggtttaacgcacctggaaccaatgatggctcattagaatgcctaagaagaacattgacatgctgaagaagttgttactaccaccagggaaagaactaaaacatgcagaatcccggccctcgaggaccgactttgggcccCCCGGTCTATAGGTTCAGGAGTCGATTGATCACAAAGCTGATTTGTTGGATTCTGTGAAGACGTTTACAGTCTAAGGACATCCAACCCAATTCCAGAAGAAATGGGCCTCATCTCTTCAAGTAATCGTTTGGTTTCATAAATGAAGCTACAGGCCTCAAtatgtttcatgtgtttttaattctttgaaCCGATGAAACCTTTCCATTCAGGGACTAATGTTTGGTCTCCTGTTGGACATTTGGTCTGTTCAACACTAAGGTCAACTTAGTGACCCCTGCCAGTTCGGTCTCCTGTGTGGAGAAGGTACAGATGAAGATGCTTCATGGCAGTGAGACAAGAAAACACCACACTGATCTGTCTACTTCTGGTTGGACCTGTGGACAACATGGACATTGACTGAGAGACGGTCAGCACAACCCAAAGAACCAACACAGTGACCCAACGGGAGGATTACGCTGCAGCACCAAGAGGGCAAGCAAGGCGGTCCACGAGCCACAGACTGAAACTGCAACTACTAAGTTCAGCAACGAGCCAATAAAAACGAATTTCACCAACTAAAATGTAGAGATGTTCTAAGTTATGAGTCCTAGAGTTAAAAAcgattatattaaaataaatttaaaggagttgaaataaatatttttaaaagattaaaatggtaaaatctTTTCCCACTTTTGAAGATGGGGACACAGGCATGTGCAGAGTGGGGTGAGCATCTAGAGAgctttttgagttttcttccatttttttatcttcatctgTGTGTCAGGAAGCATGCTTGAGCCCCTCAAcattaatatttagctaaatataacaatttttcaaaataagagtctggCTGCCCTTGGTGTCATAATGAAGATTCTCAGGTCCTCCATGTTCAGACAACATGGTGAGGCCCATAGTGAAGGGGGGGGATCTGCACCATcaatcaaattatgggcaagaatatatttctttcctaACATACActtgtttgtgaataaaaacgtagatCTGATGTTTAAGttagaaaaaatttattcatttttgtaattgtcCTGCAATAGCAGGAAAAACCCTCATcgcccctaaacacagaaatggttcggctgcagagaaaacttctgactttaacttgaTCAGGCTGCTCCAGAGCTGCACAAAATGCAGCCTGGGTCGGTTCCGCCGACGGATGTAAAGAATGCCTGATATAAAGAACCGGTACCGGATTGTCACAGGTGGTACCTGCTGACTGTTTGCTCTGCTTTacgtttctaccaggcgggTTAAAGCCGCTGTtgacgggatctgggctggaggtttgCGGCTGTCAAtagaagttactgcagaacctcaactgttaaaggaagattcccataaacatcaacaaaaatactgtagcaataattagaacTGCAGCATGAAGCCAAACATGCAAcaattaaacaaatcaaaatgtccTAAAAGCATCAGTGGACTGACATAGAGGCCACtgggggattccaggtagattccaggtagattccaggtagattccaggtagattccatgCATGAAGATGCAGCAGCTCTTCATGCAGGGTcggcccaaggtaatatgggaCCCTGGTCAGAATCACCATTTAGGCCCCTGCCCCtcctactaagaacctcagcattaccaacatgtttaaatatgGATTTAGTAAAGTCTGTGATAGGGAGCCCAGGTTAATTGgctgagtttaaaatcaataattgattattggttattatttgctgtgatgtatttgtgagcAAACccagctcaaacacaaagatcaCACAacattgtagccatggtaacacaacaatcaaactatcaagatgaatCTTTAggcttttacaaagtaaacttcttAATTAAATCCCAAATGTACTatacattttactttctttgaatgcattaaataagatttaataGCATTATCATTCTCAGTAAATGAATGCTGCAGGTTTATATAcatggtctgtgttacaattcaACCATTTATAAGAACTCTGAATGTTTGGAGgacatggaagaaaaagaaacaaagacttAACACAACTGTGTGAATATCGTCCCAATGGCATCAGCAGGTATACAGAACAAAGGTTTTCTACATCTGTACTGTTAGAGGAGGCTGGTATCAATGTAAGGATGAAAGGAAGAAGCTTTAATGTCCAAAACGTTCTTTAATCGAGCTGAATGTGGTCTAAAATAAAGAGCAAAGGAAAACTATCAGTGGACACTTTATAAAGTTATTTCTGATTTGTCCCAAACGAAAAACCAACCatgccttcctgttatctgaaCTCTTAAACTTactatattaatatatttaggTTGCAGATTCACAGCCTCCTGTTCAAACATAGAGAAAACttacttttcttcatctttactAATTCAGCCTCCATCAACTTGATGAACCACGATCATGTAAAACCATGATCATGGTTTTACATGATTTAACAGTGTGTGAAACACTGTTACATTCGGCCATTTTAAACCTCAGTGTAAAGGCATGACTCactcactcattcattcattcattcattcattcattctggaGTGACAGCCATTACCACAGGTCACATGTAATGTGGAGTTCCTGACTTGGATCTTGgagacaccaaaacaaaacgtaACGAGTCTCCAGTCTGATTAATCCTGTTAGTCTGAGCTGAAAGTGAAATGCCGTTTACAGCCAGTTTAATCTGTGCtgtgaataaaatattctgtaaacTTCATCTTCCATTAATCTAATTTGACTTTATGTATCTAACTTGTATACCTGCAGTTTGAAAAgtgctattttttaaataaagcctaactttttatttttatgatcatcaaaaataatcagttcATCTGTTTCTTTGCATGCTACTCTGTCACCTCAGACCTCCAGACTGTAgtgagcctggttctggttctggttctgctggaggtttcttcctgttaaagggagCCTTTCCACCTGCCTccacttttaaaactttagataaaattaataataactttatttgGCAAAGGAGGAAACCaagaatcagacagaaattaCTGTTAAGCCCAAGAAGAAAAGGTCTGCCTAATTTGAAACTGTACTACTGGGCAGCACAACTCGGCGTTGTGGTCGAGTGGCTTGTACAGGATGAGGAGACCAACTAGATTGGTCTGGAGAACAATGCTTGCCCACTGGTACGTCTTGAAGCGATGCCATTTATGGAGGGAAAAAATTGGAAggatttaaaaattgaaaacgAGTGGATTAATTGTACATACAGAGTCTGGTCTCTAGTGAGGAAGAAAATCAGAGCACCTTTAACTATATCACATGATAAAAATAAGCAAGATTACTGacttttttccaaacaaactagatataaaaaaaactagaaaaaaaaaagggagcctttcctctccactgtcgcctgTGCATGCTGGTCGTCTCTGGATGCTGAAAGTCGTTGACTCggtgcaatctgctgggtttccttaggaaccttttaaaacactttgaataaTTAAGTGAGCTTCCAGCATTGAGAACTTGAATCAACAGGAATGTTTTGTACGActgaactgaaattattttttgtaaagtgccttgagaagTTTGGCATTTTGCATCTAATTTTAGGTATTTCTGGTCACTTTAGCTggtttaaatgtccaaaatgtttAGTGACTCATAAACTCAGgttaatgtttcatttcagttaaatttaaatgtatttaacatttAGCTATGACACTTCTCTGCCCTCTGGAAAGACTTTGTTACTCTGACTTTGGAAGCTGATattctgtatttctgtttcacattAAGCCTCaggtttcattttaatgttaacattctgcataaaaacttttaatcGCTTGTGTTGAAAGGATTTTCATTagtcttgttttctctctccacTTAGAATAAGATAATATAAAATGACCATCAGATTATTAGAGTAATGCTGTAATACCTTGTATACAGAAGTTAATGACAGTTAATATTCCAGCATGAATATTTAAGAGAGCAGTTAGATAGATTAAGGATGGCGAGAGTCACGCTCACAGATGAATTTGTTCAGAAACCCATTCTTTGCTTTCTTCCAGCTCTCTGAGGGATTTTGTCTTGGAATCACCAGAGCTTTTGGTCCTGGAGTGGTGACCGTGTGCTTCATCCAGaacctttaaaacagaaacacgaACCtcagaacataaaataaaatcacacagcAGCTCATTGACATCAAACTGTAACTGTCAGCATCTACATGTTTTGTCACTGAAGCCAAACTGTtcaatttaaacagaaaataaaatttttgacaaaactgaaacttctttaacattttcaaaaaactaatctaaaacatgttaaacacTTAAGTAGAACtaatgtaacaaatatatttcatccAAATTCAGCATGAAATCCTACTTTCAGTGACGCAGTATTAAAATGATTCCTCCCTCTGAACAGATTTCTTCAGATGGGCCTGCGTTTGTAAAGCAGGTGTTTTATCTTGATCTCCCCTGATGTAACAATGACGGCCCTCACCCATCCTGTTTGAGGAAGAACACTTCAAATGCCCTGATTACTCACCTCAATGTTTCATTGGATGCTACAATAATGGCCTAGTCCAAGGAAGCCTCCAGAAGGTTCAGGGAAACCCATTACCATTAAGAGAAGCACAAAGGTAGCAAAAGCCTGAACGTTCATAGAGTTACAGCTGGAAGAATAAAACCCAACTTTAAAGTTACAGGGACAATGGCTACGCCCCCTAGTGGCAGAAACAGAAAGCCGCCACATTCCCAAGGAGGCAGGTGGTAAAAAACCATCAACTATCCTGGGAGAAACTGTCCTGCTGTCTGTGAGGACGCCTGAAGCTTGAGGAAGCCCAGTGAGCTTTGACATCATTGGACGTCCAAACAGAACAATGAACCCAAACATTTCTCACAGTCCACCAAGGTTTGGTTTTAGAAGAAGTCCTGGAGATCCTGGAGTCGTTGTCACTCAGGATATTTAACTCTTCTACAAGCTTGTcaacatatatttacatttgtacctaaatatgtatatttatagaTAATAGTTCTTACCCAAGAGTGTCTACAGGTCCAGTAACCCAGGTCCAGGTGTTGTTAACCTGTTGTAGTCCTATCCAGTATCCGTGGTTTTCACTATAATAATATTTGATGTGTTTGTTGACAAATTCCTGTGAACAGATGGTTTGTAGATTGTCATAAATCTCTTTACTTTAAACCTTCAGCTTTCCAGAAACTTCCAGATTAGCGTTAAGCTGCTACAGTTGGCGTTAGATTTTACCTGCTCCTCCAGATCACTAATTAGAACCAAATCTGCTCGTCTGTCCTGACAAAACCTTCGACTTTCTTCCCAGGTCTTCCAAGGAGCTGGTTTGTCGTAAAACAGGTAGCATTTGTCCTTGTAGAGAATCCAGTCATCCGGACACGGCCCACACTCTGGATCCATTCGACaaaaggaaagaggagaaagaaggGAAAATAACATCAATTAGAAATAAAGtgtaaatttttaatgtttcaattgtCAA contains the following coding sequences:
- the LOC122831847 gene encoding natural killer cells antigen CD94-like, whose product is MEDRVNYDSYSTNTVTKDKPSPQRDESRLIPIWTFIQDHQSSGEAEEETAALTKSRLYLVGLGVFVGLVTGTLIYMSVRMVTVLENINDLTTNKRQLLVETRIMEGQINALTLEIDKECGPCPDDWILYKDKCYLFYDKPAPWKTWEESRRFCQDRRADLVLISDLEEQEFVNKHIKYYYSENHGYWIGLQQVNNTWTWVTGPVDTLGFWMKHTVTTPGPKALVIPRQNPSESWKKAKNGFLNKFICERDSRHP